One Glycine max cultivar Williams 82 chromosome 4, Glycine_max_v4.0, whole genome shotgun sequence DNA segment encodes these proteins:
- the LOC100776170 gene encoding E2F transcription factor-like E2FE isoform X3: MVKSSSKNENRREKSLALLTQNFVKLFVCSNFEMISLDEAAKLLLGNANNRTKVRRLYDIANVLSSMNLIEKVIFSSVHFKFPHRALQWKCCFLYSVLINYSKLMMSLRRLQTHTTNTRKPAFRWLGVRGKTWSESAQTNVKESQKRMFGSDITNINFKRKVDLSMDGQNFKTQNQQENISPRAQLEKKSLKKDAKQTSMSYQFGPFAPAYVHKVGTSENNSVKQVQDWESLAQEHRPQYQNQALKDLFSHYMEAWKSWYSEAAKTL, translated from the exons ATGGTCAAATCCTCCTCCAAGAATG AAAACAGAAGGGAAAAATCTCTGGCATTGCTTACACAGAATTTTGTCAAGCTTTTTGTCTGCTCTAAT TTTGAAATGATCTCCCTTGATGAAGCTGCAAAGTTGTTGCTTGGAAATGCCAATAATAGAA CAAAAGTTAGACGCCTATACGATATTGCGAACGTTTTATCCTCCATGAACCTAATTGAGAAGGTGATATTCTCCTCAGTTCACTTTAAATTTCCCCATAGAGCATTACAATGGAAGTGTTGCTTTCTGTATTCTGTTCTAATAAATTACAGTAAGCTTATGATGAGTTTACGAAGGTTGCAGACCCATACAACAAACACAAGAAAACCAGCATTTAGGTGGTTGGGTGTGAGAGGGAAAACATGGAGTGAATCAGCTCAGACAAATGTTAAAGAGTCACAGAAAAGGATGTTTGgatctgacataacaaacataaattttaaaaggaaagTTGATTTGTCCATGGATGGCCAGAACTTTAAAACGCAAAACCAACAGGAAAATATTAGTCCCAGAGCTCAGCTGGAGaaaaaaagcttaaaaaaaGATGCAAAACAGACTTCAATGAGCTATCAGTTTGGCCCTTTCGCTCCAGCTTATGTGCACAAAGTTGGAACCTCTGAAAATAATAGTGTGAAACAGGTGCAAGACTGGGAAAGCCTCGCACAGGAGCATCGTCCTCAATATCAAAACCAAG CTTTGAAAGATCTATTCTCTCACTACATGGAAGCATGGAAATCTTGGTACTCTGAAGCTGCTAAAACTTTATAA
- the LOC100776170 gene encoding E2F transcription factor-like E2FE isoform X4, which yields MDMSWLIFISFLKHLHKCLCHKSKSSSKYTFIPVHYSLTMEEEAFNFLSLYLYDFYLTAKVRRLYDIANVLSSMNLIEKTHTTNTRKPAFRWLGVRGKTWSESAQTNVKESQKRMFGSDITNINFKRKVDLSMDGQNFKTQNQQENISPRAQLEKKSLKKDAKQTSMSYQFGPFAPAYVHKVGTSENNSVKQVQDWESLAQEHRPQYQNQALKDLFSHYMEAWKSWYSEAAKTL from the exons ATGGACATGTCATGGCTTATTTTTATAAGCTTTCTCAAACACTTACATAAGTGCTTATGTCATAAGTCTAAAAGCTCTTCCAAATACACCTTTATACCTGTTCATTATTCATTGACAATGGAGGAAGAAGCATTTAACTTTCTCAGTCTTtacttgtatgatttttatCTTACAGCAAAAGTTAGACGCCTATACGATATTGCGAACGTTTTATCCTCCATGAACCTAATTGAGAAG ACCCATACAACAAACACAAGAAAACCAGCATTTAGGTGGTTGGGTGTGAGAGGGAAAACATGGAGTGAATCAGCTCAGACAAATGTTAAAGAGTCACAGAAAAGGATGTTTGgatctgacataacaaacataaattttaaaaggaaagTTGATTTGTCCATGGATGGCCAGAACTTTAAAACGCAAAACCAACAGGAAAATATTAGTCCCAGAGCTCAGCTGGAGaaaaaaagcttaaaaaaaGATGCAAAACAGACTTCAATGAGCTATCAGTTTGGCCCTTTCGCTCCAGCTTATGTGCACAAAGTTGGAACCTCTGAAAATAATAGTGTGAAACAGGTGCAAGACTGGGAAAGCCTCGCACAGGAGCATCGTCCTCAATATCAAAACCAAG CTTTGAAAGATCTATTCTCTCACTACATGGAAGCATGGAAATCTTGGTACTCTGAAGCTGCTAAAACTTTATAA
- the LOC100776170 gene encoding E2F transcription factor-like E2FE isoform X6 gives MVKSSSKNENRREKSLALLTQNFVKLFVCSNFEMISLDEAAKLLLGNANNRTKVRRLYDIANVLSSMNLIEKTHTTNTRKPAFRWLGVRGKTWSESAQTNVKESQKRMFGSDITNINFKRKVDLSMDGQNFKTQNQQENISPRAQLEKKSLKKDAKQTSMSYQFGPFAPAYVHKVGTSENNSVKQVQDWESLAQEHRPQYQNQALKDLFSHYMEAWKSWYSEAAKTL, from the exons ATGGTCAAATCCTCCTCCAAGAATG AAAACAGAAGGGAAAAATCTCTGGCATTGCTTACACAGAATTTTGTCAAGCTTTTTGTCTGCTCTAAT TTTGAAATGATCTCCCTTGATGAAGCTGCAAAGTTGTTGCTTGGAAATGCCAATAATAGAA CAAAAGTTAGACGCCTATACGATATTGCGAACGTTTTATCCTCCATGAACCTAATTGAGAAG ACCCATACAACAAACACAAGAAAACCAGCATTTAGGTGGTTGGGTGTGAGAGGGAAAACATGGAGTGAATCAGCTCAGACAAATGTTAAAGAGTCACAGAAAAGGATGTTTGgatctgacataacaaacataaattttaaaaggaaagTTGATTTGTCCATGGATGGCCAGAACTTTAAAACGCAAAACCAACAGGAAAATATTAGTCCCAGAGCTCAGCTGGAGaaaaaaagcttaaaaaaaGATGCAAAACAGACTTCAATGAGCTATCAGTTTGGCCCTTTCGCTCCAGCTTATGTGCACAAAGTTGGAACCTCTGAAAATAATAGTGTGAAACAGGTGCAAGACTGGGAAAGCCTCGCACAGGAGCATCGTCCTCAATATCAAAACCAAG CTTTGAAAGATCTATTCTCTCACTACATGGAAGCATGGAAATCTTGGTACTCTGAAGCTGCTAAAACTTTATAA
- the LOC113001430 gene encoding replication protein A 70 kDa DNA-binding subunit A-like, producing the protein MSRKENLISELHPRKGTWKIAVCITDMWDVKKHNGRQAIDMVLIDQMGVKIGATLWQELFPEFQPKLTLGCSYLIQNIKVVDNQSEYKVSPIPYLLYFVKTTSVKEVERLEIPANVHVITEIADIISGIAPRHTLVDFVGVVAEVIERKIVNPAYKVTVKLRDNSDAEILMTLWEDYALQLDDAIEKNHFVRESLVLMLTLAKIKDAKGEYNYPLSVQNIKNGSKLYVNSDDIAEIRKFRDSLCVPFYVGGLTEEGSGSQSQYTSNSQRGDRDKFLHNAQMTSLGDISRLREWMKS; encoded by the exons ATGTCTCGAAAAGAAAATCTTATATCTGAATTGCATCCAAGGAAAGGGACATGGAAGATAGCGGTGTGTATAACCGATATGTGGGATGTTAAGAAGCACAATGGGAGACAAGCGATTGACATGGTCTTAATAGACCAAATG GGTGTAAAGATTGGGGCAACGCTATGGCAAGAGTTGTTCCCTGAATTTCAACCGAAGTTAACTTTAGGTTGTTCCTATTTGATCCAAAACATCAAAGTTGTGGACAATCAATCTGAATATAAAGTAAGTCCAATTCCATATTTGCTTTACTTTGTGAAAACAACATCTGTGAAGGAGGTTGAAAGACTTGAAATTCCTGCTAATGTACACGTGATAACTGAAATTGCTGATATTATTTCTGGCATTGCACCGCGACATACTTTAGTTG ATTTTGTGGGTGTTGTCGCTGAAGTTATTGAACGAAAAATAGTGAATCCTGCATACAAGGTTACGGTGAAGTTGAGAGATAATAg TGATGCTGAGATCCTCATGACACTGTGGGAGGATTATGCTCTTCAGCTAGATGATGCTATTGAAAAAAACCATTTTGTTAGGGAGTCGTTGGTGCTTATGTTAACATTGGCTAAGATCAAAGATGCCAAAGGTgaatataat TATCCCCTCAGtgtccaaaatataaaaaatggttCCAAGTTGTATGTAAACTCCGATGATATTGCTGAGATAAGGAAATTTCGTGATAG TTTATGTGTTCCATTTTATGTTGGTGGACTAACAGAAGAAGGGAGTGGTTCGCAATCCCAGTATACCAGTAATTCACAAAGAGGTGATCGTGATAAGTTCTTGCATAATGCTCAGATGACCAGCTTAGGTGACATAAGCAGACTGAGAGAG TGGATGAAATCCTAA
- the LOC100776170 gene encoding E2F transcription factor-like E2FE isoform X2: MFFCLRKNCTLYKNRREKSLALLTQNFVKLFVCSNFEMISLDEAAKLLLGNANNRTKVRRLYDIANVLSSMNLIEKVIFSSVHFKFPHRALQWKCCFLYSVLINYSKLMMSLRRLQTHTTNTRKPAFRWLGVRGKTWSESAQTNVKESQKRMFGSDITNINFKRKVDLSMDGQNFKTQNQQENISPRAQLEKKSLKKDAKQTSMSYQFGPFAPAYVHKVGTSENNSVKQVQDWESLAQEHRPQYQNQALKDLFSHYMEAWKSWYSEAAKTL; the protein is encoded by the exons ATGTTCTTCTGTTTGAGAAAGAACTGCACGCTGTACA AAAACAGAAGGGAAAAATCTCTGGCATTGCTTACACAGAATTTTGTCAAGCTTTTTGTCTGCTCTAAT TTTGAAATGATCTCCCTTGATGAAGCTGCAAAGTTGTTGCTTGGAAATGCCAATAATAGAA CAAAAGTTAGACGCCTATACGATATTGCGAACGTTTTATCCTCCATGAACCTAATTGAGAAGGTGATATTCTCCTCAGTTCACTTTAAATTTCCCCATAGAGCATTACAATGGAAGTGTTGCTTTCTGTATTCTGTTCTAATAAATTACAGTAAGCTTATGATGAGTTTACGAAGGTTGCAGACCCATACAACAAACACAAGAAAACCAGCATTTAGGTGGTTGGGTGTGAGAGGGAAAACATGGAGTGAATCAGCTCAGACAAATGTTAAAGAGTCACAGAAAAGGATGTTTGgatctgacataacaaacataaattttaaaaggaaagTTGATTTGTCCATGGATGGCCAGAACTTTAAAACGCAAAACCAACAGGAAAATATTAGTCCCAGAGCTCAGCTGGAGaaaaaaagcttaaaaaaaGATGCAAAACAGACTTCAATGAGCTATCAGTTTGGCCCTTTCGCTCCAGCTTATGTGCACAAAGTTGGAACCTCTGAAAATAATAGTGTGAAACAGGTGCAAGACTGGGAAAGCCTCGCACAGGAGCATCGTCCTCAATATCAAAACCAAG CTTTGAAAGATCTATTCTCTCACTACATGGAAGCATGGAAATCTTGGTACTCTGAAGCTGCTAAAACTTTATAA
- the LOC100776170 gene encoding E2F transcription factor-like E2FE isoform X5: MFFCLRKNCTLYKNRREKSLALLTQNFVKLFVCSNFEMISLDEAAKLLLGNANNRTKVRRLYDIANVLSSMNLIEKTHTTNTRKPAFRWLGVRGKTWSESAQTNVKESQKRMFGSDITNINFKRKVDLSMDGQNFKTQNQQENISPRAQLEKKSLKKDAKQTSMSYQFGPFAPAYVHKVGTSENNSVKQVQDWESLAQEHRPQYQNQALKDLFSHYMEAWKSWYSEAAKTL; the protein is encoded by the exons ATGTTCTTCTGTTTGAGAAAGAACTGCACGCTGTACA AAAACAGAAGGGAAAAATCTCTGGCATTGCTTACACAGAATTTTGTCAAGCTTTTTGTCTGCTCTAAT TTTGAAATGATCTCCCTTGATGAAGCTGCAAAGTTGTTGCTTGGAAATGCCAATAATAGAA CAAAAGTTAGACGCCTATACGATATTGCGAACGTTTTATCCTCCATGAACCTAATTGAGAAG ACCCATACAACAAACACAAGAAAACCAGCATTTAGGTGGTTGGGTGTGAGAGGGAAAACATGGAGTGAATCAGCTCAGACAAATGTTAAAGAGTCACAGAAAAGGATGTTTGgatctgacataacaaacataaattttaaaaggaaagTTGATTTGTCCATGGATGGCCAGAACTTTAAAACGCAAAACCAACAGGAAAATATTAGTCCCAGAGCTCAGCTGGAGaaaaaaagcttaaaaaaaGATGCAAAACAGACTTCAATGAGCTATCAGTTTGGCCCTTTCGCTCCAGCTTATGTGCACAAAGTTGGAACCTCTGAAAATAATAGTGTGAAACAGGTGCAAGACTGGGAAAGCCTCGCACAGGAGCATCGTCCTCAATATCAAAACCAAG CTTTGAAAGATCTATTCTCTCACTACATGGAAGCATGGAAATCTTGGTACTCTGAAGCTGCTAAAACTTTATAA
- the LOC100780801 gene encoding mannose-1-phosphate guanyltransferase alpha, translated as MVAANERVVAVIMVGGPTKGTRFRPLSFNIPKPLFPLAGQPMVHHPISACKRIPNLAQIYLLGFYEEREFALYVSSISNELKVPVRYLKEDRPHGSAGGLYHFRDLIMEEDPSHIFLLNCDVCCSFPLPDMLDAHRRYGGMGTILVVKVSAESASEFGELVADPTTNELLHYTEKPETFVSDRINCGVYIFTPNIFTAIEGVSTQRKDRANLRRVSSFEAMQPDTRSLPVNYVRLDQDILSPLAGKKQLYIYETNDFWEQIKTPGMSIKCSGLYLAQFRYTSPHLLANGDGIKKASITGDVYIHPSAKVHPSAKIGPSVSISANARIGAGARLKHCIILDDVEIKENALVGHAIVGWKSSIGRWACVEASGDYNAKLGVTILGESVTVEDEVVVFNSIILPHKTLNVGVQDEILL; from the exons ATGGTAGCTGCAAATGAGAGGGTCGTCGCTGTGATCATGGTTGGAGGACCCACTAAAG GTACTAGATTCCGGCCATTGTCGTTCAACATACCCAAGCCACTTTTTCCATTAGCAGGACAACCCATGGTTCATCATCCAATTTCTGCTTGTAAAAGG ATTCCTAATTTGGCTCAGATTTATCTGCTTGGTTTCTACGAGGAACGTGAATTTGCCTTATATGTATCTTCTATCTCAAATGAGCTTAAAGTCCCTGTTAG ATACTTGAAGGAAGATAGGCCACATGGTTCGGCAGGTGGTCTTTATCATTTTAGAGATCTGATCATGGAAGAGGATCCG TCACATATTTTCTTGCTGAACTGTGATGTATGCTGCAGTTTTCCACTGCCAGATATGCTGG ATGCTCACAGAAGATATGGTGGGATGGGAACAATACTAGTTGTGAAG GTTTCTGCAGAGTCAGCGAGCGAGTTCGGGGAATTAGTAGCTGATCCAACCACTAATGAACTATTGCATTACACAGAGAAACCTGAAACTTTT GTAAGTGATCGAATAAACTGCGGTGTGTACATATTTACACCCAATATCTTTACAGCCATTGAGGGTGTTTCTACTCAACGGAAAGACAGAG CTAATCTAAGACGTGTCTCCAGCTTTGAAGCAATGCAGCCAGACACAAG GAGTCTTCCAGTCAATTATGTCAGATTGGATCAAGATATCCTCTCACCTCTTGCGGGGAAGAAGCAGTTGTACATTTATGAAACCAATGACTTTtgggaacaaatcaaaactccggG GATGTCCATAAAATGTTCCGGCTTGTATCTTGCCCAATTTCGTTACACATCCCCCCATTTATTAGCAAATGGAGATGGTATTAAGAAAGCCAGCATCACTGGTGATGTTTATATTCACCCATCAGCGAAAGTGCATCCATCTGCTAAG ATTGGTCCAAGTGTATCAATATCTGCAAATGCTCGTATAGGAGCTGGTGCAAGGCTCAAACATTGTATCATCCTTGATGACGTTGAAATCAAG GAAAATGCTCTTGTTGGTCATGCAATTGTTGGATGGAAATCATCTATTGGTCGATGGGCCTGTGTTGAG GCTAGTGGAGATTACAATGCAAAGCTCGGGGTCACAATACTTG GTGAATCTGTGACTGTTGAGGATGAGGTAGTGGTTTTTAATAGCATTATTTTGCCACATAAGACCCTAAATGTGGGTGTTCAGGATGAGATTCTTTTATAG
- the LOC100776170 gene encoding E2F transcription factor-like E2FE isoform X1 translates to MDMSWLIFISFLKHLHKCLCHKSKSSSKYTFIPVHYSLTMEEEAFNFLSLYLYDFYLTAKVRRLYDIANVLSSMNLIEKVIFSSVHFKFPHRALQWKCCFLYSVLINYSKLMMSLRRLQTHTTNTRKPAFRWLGVRGKTWSESAQTNVKESQKRMFGSDITNINFKRKVDLSMDGQNFKTQNQQENISPRAQLEKKSLKKDAKQTSMSYQFGPFAPAYVHKVGTSENNSVKQVQDWESLAQEHRPQYQNQALKDLFSHYMEAWKSWYSEAAKTL, encoded by the exons ATGGACATGTCATGGCTTATTTTTATAAGCTTTCTCAAACACTTACATAAGTGCTTATGTCATAAGTCTAAAAGCTCTTCCAAATACACCTTTATACCTGTTCATTATTCATTGACAATGGAGGAAGAAGCATTTAACTTTCTCAGTCTTtacttgtatgatttttatCTTACAGCAAAAGTTAGACGCCTATACGATATTGCGAACGTTTTATCCTCCATGAACCTAATTGAGAAGGTGATATTCTCCTCAGTTCACTTTAAATTTCCCCATAGAGCATTACAATGGAAGTGTTGCTTTCTGTATTCTGTTCTAATAAATTACAGTAAGCTTATGATGAGTTTACGAAGGTTGCAGACCCATACAACAAACACAAGAAAACCAGCATTTAGGTGGTTGGGTGTGAGAGGGAAAACATGGAGTGAATCAGCTCAGACAAATGTTAAAGAGTCACAGAAAAGGATGTTTGgatctgacataacaaacataaattttaaaaggaaagTTGATTTGTCCATGGATGGCCAGAACTTTAAAACGCAAAACCAACAGGAAAATATTAGTCCCAGAGCTCAGCTGGAGaaaaaaagcttaaaaaaaGATGCAAAACAGACTTCAATGAGCTATCAGTTTGGCCCTTTCGCTCCAGCTTATGTGCACAAAGTTGGAACCTCTGAAAATAATAGTGTGAAACAGGTGCAAGACTGGGAAAGCCTCGCACAGGAGCATCGTCCTCAATATCAAAACCAAG CTTTGAAAGATCTATTCTCTCACTACATGGAAGCATGGAAATCTTGGTACTCTGAAGCTGCTAAAACTTTATAA